ATGTCGTTGATATGCCGATTAAATTTGGCGTTTTTGATTTTGGTATAAGTGCCGGATTTTCGTTGCAGTGTTGTAATAGCGTTACTTTCTATTTCGTTTTATAGGTATCCAAATTTCTTCTTCGGATGTTGGGTCGTTGTTTTTGTATTTCTCACCTAATACCTCAAAATGAGGTCTGTCATCCAATTCGAAGCCGGAACCCGGTAACCAGGTTCCCAAAATGTATTGAAAAATCGAATGGTCTGTGCTTAACCCTTTGTAGTCAAAAACAGCGTAGAGTCCACTTGGCAAAACAAAAGTTTCCATACCGAAAGGCACATGGTCAAAGTCGGAAACTTCAACTGTTGCCCACCTTTCAAATTCGTTAGCCGGTTTGAAGTTTGTAAAATGTGCCGGCTTGTAAACTGCCATTGAAATCAGGTCGTTAGACAAGTTGTTTTTTATGTCTTTTCGCCTTGGCATAAACTTCTTCCAAAGTTCACCCGCTTTGTGGTTTACAAAACTCATTGTTAGCCGGTTTCCGACTAATTTCTTTTCATTTGTTGTTTCAATTCTTGGTATCATTTTTCTTTGCCAATCTCGTATTTGTCTGAATTCCCCGAAGCGAGCGGGATAGAAAATATTGCTTTGTTACACATACCTCTTGCGTTTTTCAGCTAAAAGTTGTGCGGAATCCGAAGCCTGAATGTTTTTTTTCAGGGGATAAAGTTACTTAAGAGCATACACTTTCACAAATCAAATAGTACCCCCCGCCAAAGTGTGTTCTTAAGTAATGCCCTGTTTCTTGTTTAAATGCTTTTTAGGATGCTCAAAAGTTTAAGTTTGTTCAACGCAGGTTCAGACCGGGTAAAAGTCTTCATTTTCTGCAAAAATTCCAGCACTTGTTTCGAATTGTATTGATAAAGCAATATAAGGTACTTTTCTACTACCTATAGGACGAATATGAATATACAATCCGTTTTTGTAAGTCTTGCTGGGCTATAAGAGTTACGGGTTTAATCGAATGTTACCAAATTACCTAAAGGCTTTACTGTTACGGGTTTGCTGAAACCGGGAAAAGAAACACTTCAATTAAAAGGCTGCCTGTTTTTGACAGACAGCCTCTTTTGTTGAGCAGAAAACTTGGCGAAAAATTGCCGGATAAACGCTTAGTGGATATAAATCAACTGCGCAGGGTCGCTCCAGTTGCTTGCTCCGGCGGCGTTTACAGCCCTTACCTGAACCCAGATATTGCTGCCTAAAGTAAGATTTTCTAACACCATACTTCTCTTTTTAACCGGCAATGTCATGATCCATCTTGCTGTGGGGTTGAAGGGGTCTTCGGTATAGCGAATCTCATAAACAGAAACAAACTCAGCACTATTCCAACGGCAAATAGCAGTTCCTGAAATAACGCCATAATCTAAATCTAAAATAACGGGAATTCCGGGAGTTGGATTTTCGCTTTTTGAACCTCTGTAATAGTCAAATCCGGTCGTTGATAATTTTCCTTCGTCACCTGCCGAGGTGTGTTCAACATTTAAGGCAAGCAGTTTCAAGCCGGTTATTAACGCTGTGCGGGCTTCTCTTTTTGCGATAGTCGCAGTTTTATCCCGATTAGCGGCGGCGTTTATTGCCGTTTCAAAATCATCTTTCAATGTGGTAATAGCAGCCAGGGTTGGCGAGGTAGTCGGAAAATCTGCATTTCCGGTCAGTTTCGATATCACCAAAATAGAAAACACCAACAGGTTATTGTCGCTTTTCTTCTCAAATCTGAGTTTAATTTTAAATGCGGTCATGGAATTTTGTTTTTAGTGGGTGAATGAAATCAATTTTTGTGGTTTTAAGTATAATAACGTCATTAAAACAAAAACGGTTGCTAAATAGTTTCAAAAAAAGACAGCAAATTTAATAAAAAGCTAAAAAATATAGTAAATCGCATTAAAAAACCTATAAGGTTTTCGAAAACCTTATAGGTTTGAAGGTTACATCTGTTTACCAAATACTGATCTTGGGTCAAAACACACATTTAAGAACAATCACCGGGCATTCTCCCTTAAAAAAGGCAATTTTCCAAACTGAATTAGTCAGTTTTCAACCGGAAATGGTTCATTATCAACCGGAAATGGTTCATTATCAACTGGAAATGGTTCATTATCAACTGGAAATGGTTCATTATCAACTGGAAATGGTTCATTATCAACCGGAAATGGTTCATTATCAACTGGAAATGGTTCATTATCAACTGGAAATGGTTCATTATCAACTGGAAATGGTTCATTATCAACTGGAAATGGTTCATTATCAACCGGAAATGGTTCATTATCAACTGGAAATGGTTCATTATCAACTGGAAATGGTTCATTATCAACTGGAAATGGTTCATTATCAACTGGAAATGGTTCATTATCAACTGGAAATGGTTCATTATCAACTGGAAACGGTTCATTATCAACTGGAAACGGTTCATTATCAACCGGAAACGGTTCATTATCAACCGGAAACGGAGCATTATCAACCGGAAATGGAGCATTATCAACTGAAAACGGCTCATTATCAACCGAAAACGGAGCATTATCAACTGAAAAATATGCACTGAAATGATTGGAAAGATAAAAAGCTTGTTTTGACACCGGAAGCAAGTATTCAAAATTTACAGCCGTTTAGAAGAGGATGGGATTTATAGTTTATGAAGGCAACAACCTAAATGCGGAAAATTTCCAGTCACCCTAAAACTAATATCAGGAGGCCAAAAACGGAAGGAATTTAGAAACAACCGGGAATTTGGTAAACCCTTCTCAAGCCTGAAATTTGGTTGAAGACTTTTTAGCAAGTCCGACCTACGATAAAGATAAATTGTATGTACTTAAATCTTCGCAAAGGTTATACATCATAAAAAGAATACAATATTACCGACACCTCAAGCATATAGGCAATTTTAGTTCTTCTAAGGTGTCGGCAGTGTTTATCAAAACCCCTCTCTCCCCGCAAAATACCGATTATATGTGCGACTACATACCCAATGAAACCTATCAAAAGCTGTTTGCGTTATTTAGTAAAAAGGAAGTAACTTTGTAGAACAACTGATTGGTAGATATTAACTGATTTTGAAGAAAACACATTCGTGCCATGAACAAACAAGAGCGAATAGAACAAATTACATATTTAGCAATAAAGCTGCCTGCCGAACAACAAACGGCACTTATTAATAGGCTGAAAAGACAGATATTGCTAAACAAAGCAAAACTGCTAAATCAATCGGTAAAGCCCAACAAGGTAACGATGCAAGACATAGTGAAAGAAACAAGAAATGTGAGAAAAAGCAAAAATAGTGTTAACAATGAAGATACAGAAAGTAGTATTTGACACTAATATATGGGTTAGTTACATAATTAAAGCAAGACTTACAGATTTAACCCGCCTCATACTTGATAATGATTTAACCATTTACCGCTCCGAAAAACTTACCCAGGAACTAACTGAAGTAATAAGCAGAAAAAAATTTTCAGGGTATCTTTCACTTCCAATAATAAACTATATCTCGTTTTACAAAAGTTTAACAAAAAACATTAAGCCTAAAATTGTTTACGGCAATTCTCCTGACCCAAACGACAATTTTTTGTTTGAATTAGCAATTGCTGCGAAAGCAACACATATAGTAACCGGCGATAAAATTTTATCAGCACTTGGTACTGTTTAAAACATAAAGATTATTTCATTAACACAGTTTAAAATACTTTTAACCCATAGTTAATGTTCCCATAAACACATACTTCCTACCGGGAAGCCCTGCGTTACTTGCAAAACGCCAAAGGCATCCTGCAAAAGGCGGGTAAAGACTAAGCCGAAATAATT
This is a stretch of genomic DNA from Sphingobacteriales bacterium. It encodes these proteins:
- a CDS encoding GyrI-like domain-containing protein: MIPRIETTNEKKLVGNRLTMSFVNHKAGELWKKFMPRRKDIKNNLSNDLISMAVYKPAHFTNFKPANEFERWATVEVSDFDHVPFGMETFVLPSGLYAVFDYKGLSTDHSIFQYILGTWLPGSGFELDDRPHFEVLGEKYKNNDPTSEEEIWIPIKRNRK
- a CDS encoding putative toxin-antitoxin system toxin component, PIN family, giving the protein MKIQKVVFDTNIWVSYIIKARLTDLTRLILDNDLTIYRSEKLTQELTEVISRKKFSGYLSLPIINYISFYKSLTKNIKPKIVYGNSPDPNDNFLFELAIAAKATHIVTGDKILSALGTV